One part of the Lycium ferocissimum isolate CSIRO_LF1 chromosome 8, AGI_CSIRO_Lferr_CH_V1, whole genome shotgun sequence genome encodes these proteins:
- the LOC132066089 gene encoding putative F-box/FBD/LRR-repeat protein At5g56810, giving the protein MAAIVCDSISLPASHINRDGILSVLPEDILQQILSSLTLKQRAIASLVCKSWHQMITSLDDRKFVRTHSTKIYCGYCYYYHNNCQCSYRVEPVIKFAADNMSFTEFYLFVRSSYYYMSTQTLESSLLTVLHLKGDCNLNFVRDIKELTSLKEIYFDSVRISPDTFSKFMSKCPSMVELTLIRCYDLHSISVPHLNQLKKVHVNCRSRYIQTIEIKARNLLEFHLFISSSAAKEKLDLCACTKLQVLKIDSEYIPIGFPKDISLAFPCLKSLSLPLCKGLNKIKSLRLIDRVDLDDAFIVSPNLRSFKLIDIKKVPSSCTVAENLGENISLSLETDTTESKAQHFL; this is encoded by the exons ATGGCGGCCATTGTTTGTGATTCCATCTCTTTGCCTGCTAGCCACATCAACCGTGATGGAATATTATCTGTGCTACCAGAAGACATCCTCCAGCAAATCCTCTCTTCTCTTACGCTGAAACAGAGAGCAATAGCTTCCCTTGTTTGTAAAAGTTGGCATCAGATGATAACATCATTGGACGACCGCAAATTTGTGCGAACACATTCTACAAAGATATACTGTGGATACTGCTATTATTATCACAACAACTGTCAATGCAGCTATCGCGTCGAGCCAGTTATCAAATTTGCTGCTGACAACATGAGTTTCACAGAATTCTATTTGTTCGTACGTAGTTCTTACTATTACATGTCTACGCAAACTTTAGAGTCAAGTTTATTAACCGTTCTCCATTTAAAAGGAGATTGCAACTTGAACTTTGTTAGAGATATTAAGGAATTGACTTCATTGAAAGAGATATATTTTGATTCTGTTCGCATCTCTCCAGACACCTTCTCCAAGTTCATGAGCAAGTGCCCTTCCATGGTTGAGTTAACTTTGATACGTTGTTACGACCTTCATTCCATCTCAGTGCCTCATCTGAATCAACTTAAAAAGGTTCATGTGAATTGTCGCAGTAGATATATACAAACAATAGAAATAAAAGCTCGAAATCTGTTGGAGTTTCACTTGTTTATTTCCTCATCAGCAGCAAAAGAGAAACTTGATCTATGCGCTTGTACTAAGCTGCAAGTCCTGAAAATAGATTCTGAATACATTCCCATAGGATTTCCTAAAGATATTTCCTTAGCATTCCCGTGCCTTAAATCCTTATCTCTTCCTTTATGTAAAGgattgaataaaatcaagagttTGAGGTTAATTGACAGGGTTGACTTGGATGATGCTTTCATTGTTAGTCCCAATTTACGTTCGTTCAAGCTAATAGATATTAAAAAAGTCCCAAGCTCGTGTACTGTTGCTGAAAATTTGGGTGAAAATATCAGCTTGTCCTTGGAAACTGACACAACTGAATCAAAG GCACAACATTTTCTGTAA
- the LOC132066670 gene encoding uncharacterized protein LOC132066670: MIFPFNFRSCLTIRVEYYFSLSMKEVKFHSGNHQSNIQPLCIKHINLAILFSSVSRYESLLDELFSYFHPRTVLVRMNSDALKHNFIQVLLNELKGRDKECTKRYKYINYMSWRYFLKGYEILESTTITRKGAHQISLEFQWFK; this comes from the exons ATGATTTTTCCATTCAATTTCCGTTCATGTTTGACGATTCGTGttgaatattatttttcattgtCTATGAAGGAAGTAAAATTTCACTCGGGAAACCATCAAAGCAACATTCAACCACTTTGTATCAAGCACATAAATTTGGCAATACTCTTTTCGTCAGTATCAAGATATGAATCTTTACTTGATGAATTGTTTAGTTACTTCCATCCCCGGACCGTGCTGGTGAGGATGAATTCAGATGCCCTAAAACATAACTTTATACAG GTTCTATTGAATGAGCTCAAAGGTCGGGACAAAGAATGTACCAAGCgttacaaatatataaattacatgTCCTGGCGCTACTTCTTGAAAGGCTACGAGATCCTCGAATCAACTACAATTACAAGGAAAGGCGCCCATCAAATTAGCTTGGAGTTTCAATG GTTTAAATGA